The Triticum aestivum cultivar Chinese Spring chromosome 3A, IWGSC CS RefSeq v2.1, whole genome shotgun sequence genome includes a region encoding these proteins:
- the LOC123056959 gene encoding uncharacterized protein: MATRWTKARKRWSPDIAKNCYPMYHQQFEILDEAEVTWNPWTQDQLKMVFDARHFTPGMLTDSAFWLTRCNLLFLWLTNMGRGWSLYDWREENSEWVHKWTNEALADIVRQLRPYDGSTDQAYKQWYCMNTRAGLASQPATIPTHLTQEEQARRHVELHAAYYRDHLLENVNEVGQMATDSMPAQGPYRKTFQKLLQQFVAKKFRCGRGDDVATGAYMPVARSARPSAAPSSRPSEARTSHEQWGEGPSTRTTLPRHDSSLPLHRSSSMQLRQGQTSQDHGTGLDSMPEQFLSPNPYAYTGYDAYTQGEGSQPFLSTRGIPMPEETRVPDLNQHQVQWPDSIGEGYAQDTPDVNWGDENTQRGVNTGLRGASHDHGVNTGLRGASHDLGDTVTSLVTEFFGGDVIGPSFIPPESQPYAYNYALGSQQGFATPPPTQDSQTHEAEVEYGRGLRVTRPPNRLLPSGRKERPGGRR; encoded by the exons ATGGCCACCAGGTGGACAAAGGCACGGAAACGTTGGTCTCCAGATATTGCGAAAAATTGTTACCCTATGTACCACCAGCAGTTTGAGATACTTGATGAGGCAGAAGTCACATGGAACCCGTGGACTCAGGACCAGCTAAAAATGGTCTTTGATGCTCGACACTTCACACCAGGCATGTTGACCGATAGTGCATTCTGGCTGACTCGCTGCAACTTATTGTTCCTGTG GCTAACCAATATGGGCAGGGGTTGGAGTTTATACGATTGGAGGGAAGAGAACAGTGAATGGGTACACAAGTGGACAAATGAAGCGCTAGCAGATATAGTGCGTCAACTAAG GCCGTACGATGGAAGTACAGATCAAGCGTACAAGCAGTGGTACTGCATGAACACACGTGCTGGCCTGGCCAGTCAGCCAGCTACTATACCAACACATCTCACACAAGAGGAGCAGGCGCGGAGACATGTTGAGCTGCATGCAGCTTACTATCGTGACCACCTG cTTGAAAATGTCAACGAAGTAGGGCAGATGGCTACGGATAGCATGCCGGCCCAGGGCCCATATCGCAAGACATTCCAGAAACTTTTGCAACAATTCGTGGCAAAGAAGTTCAGATGCGGTAGAGGCGACGACGTTGCCACTGGAGCATACATGCCGGTAGCGAGGTCAGCCAGACCGAGTGCGGCACCGTCGTCCAGACCGAGCGAGGCGCGTACGAGCCATGAGCAATGGGGGGAGGGTCCGAGTACTAGAACGACATTGCCACGACATGACTCATCTCTACCACTGCATCGCTCTTCTTCGATGCAGCTTCGTCAGGGGCAGACATCTCAGGACCATGGCACGGGCTTGGATTCGATGCCCGAGCAGTTTCTTTCCCCTAACCCATATGCGTACACAGGATATGATGCATACACCCAAGGTGAGGGATCTCAGCCGTTTCTCTCCACGCGAGGGATCCCCATGCCCGAGGAGACTCGTGTACCAGATTTAAACCAGCACCAAGTACAATGGCCAGACAGTATAGGAGAGGGATATGCTCAG GACACACCTGATGTTAATTGGGGCGATGAGAACACCCAACGCGGCGTCAACACAGGCCTCCGAGGAGCATCACATGATCATGGCGTCAACACAGGCCTCCGGGGAGCATCACATGATCTTGGCGACACGGTTACATCATTAGTTACAGAGTTCTTCGGAGGGGatgttattggcccatcttttATCCCCCCGGAGTCACAACCATACGCCTACAATTACGCTTTAGGTTCGCAACAAGGATTCGCGACTCCACCACCTACGCAGGACTCGCAGACACATGAAGCCGAAGTGGAGTACGGCCGCGGTCTTCGTGTGACCCGGCCACCTAATCGCTTGTTGCCTTCCGGTCGTAAGGAAAGGCCAGGTGGTCGTCGTTAA